In one window of Henckelia pumila isolate YLH828 chromosome 1, ASM3356847v2, whole genome shotgun sequence DNA:
- the LOC140884010 gene encoding uncharacterized protein isoform X2 — MDDGILTLSSPMPNLETKLGENTGDVEEERARIPSFIQVEDSYKKNKYMEEDDAYNARGNNIVELEVASCSKPNATKLSKNVNVQSPMEPHDKEASANGGFKQNKADILCSKLEASAENDLCNPIVKEAQSLGEMRLPSPPNNEVCLYQEKGKETALSDGDIYRRLANDDDDDDDGSNESVESCNRVRFLSRGVKRQSCDQDSIHSSKRMRTQGSHGSTSMIKPHSSFMNWISNMVKGLTDSCKEEPPALGLTLSCLNDVQAEDDLETFACIQTNGSPNLNMGFQTMFQSLYCEDTKRPETVAPVENFSIQESEEPVVADNTSTEHPTRSYHGGGDNTCKRIVVSNVQENPCISRNIVGQPNQPWVLSADMACTPFAYETNLAENKVAGEILTCDGTAGNIAPSSPLAMSNLPGKSNYLTSLWITRLSTKTPQLGKGNESNQVAVERHTEYLNVISDIQINNVFSNDQNHSKSMANSHEKHVYASSKEIQRVASNPEVSSDGKCTHKLRPTHPTPEFCGSSEAMASVFARRLDALKRNVPTKRDTNLNRSSMCFFCGKSSHDLRECPEVTETEIEELLVKTSSYDMIEKSSSLCIRCFQFDHWANSCPLGLANKLCRSEKHASGINPKEIIITSHSENEFKENRGRDFPFLSMVTSKNNDAPAEIFHAIRKLRLSRVNILRWTDSHVSFTHLNGFFLRLRLAKLESGLGGTGYCVACIIGDTRENIVCRPEKSLLVDIGGIKSSIGSQYISNDDFLEEEIKAWWGRILKTGCKLPSLDELNSRFKHRMGFGF, encoded by the exons ATGGATGATGGAATATTGACTTTGTCATCACCAATGCCAAATTTGGAGACCAAGCTTGGAGAAA ACACTGGTGATGTAGAAGAGGAGAGAGCTCGCATTCCCAGTTTTATTCAGGTAGAGGATTCTTACAAGAAAAACAAATACATGGAGGAGGATGACGCATATAATGCTAGAGGCAACAATATTGTGGAATTAGAGGTTGCATCTTGTTCCAAACCTAATGCAACAAAGTTATCCAAAAATGTCAATGTACAATCCCCGATGGAGCCACATGATAAAGAAGCATCGGCCAACGGAGGGTTCAAGCAGAATAAGGCTGACATACTTTGTTCTAAGTTAGAGGCCTCTGCTGAAAATGACTTGTGTAATCCAATTGTGAAGGAGGCTCAGAGTTTAGGAGAAATGAGACTTCCATCTCCACCTAACAACGAGGTTTGTTTGTATCAAGAAAAGGGCAAGGAGACAGCATTATCCGACGGAGATATTTACCGAAGATTGgctaatgatgatgatgatgatgatgatggcaGCAATGAGAGTGTGGAAAGTTGTAATAGAGTCAGGTTTTTGTCAAGGGGTGTAAAGAGACAGAGCTGCGATCAAGATTCTATCCATAGTAGCAAAAGGATGAGAACTCAAGGCAGTCATGGTTCAACGTCCATGATAAAACCTCATAGCTCTTTTATGAACTGGATATCGAACATGGTGAAAGGTTTGACAGATTCCTGTAAAGAAGAGCCTCCTGCTCTGGGTCTCACCCTCTCTTGCTTGAATGACGTGCAAGCTGAGGATGATCTGGAAACTTTTGCGTGCATCCAAACAAATGGTTCTCCAAACCTAAATATGGGATTCCAAACTATGTTTCAGTCCTTGTATTGTGAAGACACCAAGAGACCTGAAACAGTTGCTCCAGTGGAAAATTTTTCTATACAAGAATCTGAAGAACCTGTAGTGGCCGACAATACATCAACCGAGCATCCTACAAGATCATATCATGGTGGTGGTGACAACACTTGCAAGCGGATTGTTGTGTCGAATGTACAAGAAAATCCTTGTATATCAAGAAATATTGTTGGTCAGCCAAATCAACCCTGGGTATTATCTGCAGATATGGCTTGTACTCCATTTGCTTACGAGACTAATTTGGCGGAAAATAAAGTTGCAGGAGAAATCCTGACATGTGATGGAACTGCAGGGAATATAGCTCCAAGTTCTCCATTGGCAATGAGTAACTTGCCTGGAAAAAGTAATTATCTTACCAGTTTGTGGATTACTCGCCTTTCTACCAAAACTCCTCAGCTAGGCAAGGGCAATGAGTCTAATCAAGTGGCAGTTGAACGCCACACCGAGTATCTGAATGTAATATCCGACATTCAGATAAATAATGTTTTTTCTAATGATCAGAATCATTCAAAGTCTATGGCCAATTCTCACGAAAAACATGTATATGCTTCCTCAAAAGAGATTCAAAGGGTTGCATCTAACCCCGAGGTCTCTTCTGATGGTAAGTGCACACATAAATTAAGACCTACACATCCTACTCCAGAATTTTGCGGAAGTTCAGAGGCAATGGCATCTGTATTTGCAAGACGGTTGGATGCCCTCAAGCGCAATGTACCAACAAAACGGGATACAAATTTAAATCGTTCGTCCATGTGTTTCTTCTGTGGCAAAAGTAGTCATGATTTGCGTGAATGTCCTGAGGTAACAGAAACCGAAATCGAGGAACTCTTGGTTAAAACCAGTTCGTATGACATGATAGAAAAATCTAGTTCTTTGTGCATTAGATGTTTTCAATTCGATCATTGGGCAAATTCATGTCCCTTGGGATTGGCAAATAAGCTTTGTCGATCAGAAAAGCATGCATCGGGCATTAATCCTAAAGAAATTATTATTACATCCCATTCGGAGAATGAATTTAAAGAAAATAGAGGTCGAGATTTTCCCTTCCTTAGCATGGTAACTTCAAAGAATAATGATGCGCCGGCTGAGATCTTTCATGCTATAAGGAAATTACGTCTGTCTCGCGTGAACATTCTGAG ATGGACTGATTCCCATGTCTCTTTCACACATTTGAACGGTTTTTTCTTGCGCTTGAGGCTTGCAAAGTTGGAATCTGGATTAGGTGGAACAGGTTATTGTGTTGCTTGCATAATAG GAGATACTCGAGAAAACATTGTTTGCAGGCCTGAGAAGTCTCTCTTAGTAGACATTGGAGGGATCAAATCCTCCATTGGGAGTCAATACATCTCCAATGATGACTTTCTAGAG GAAGAGATAAAGGCTTGGTGGGGCAGAATCTTGAAAACTGGCTGCAAGCTTCCATCTTTAGATGAGTTGAACTCAAGATTTAAACACAGGATGGGTTTTGGATTTTAG
- the LOC140884010 gene encoding uncharacterized protein isoform X1 gives MFTNDKLLIMNKNDEDLDLALALGSANYRVQTESNNVSGAGVNAKLKVDMAFAASDPLSELVWSPHKGLSLKCADSSLADKKPFLLWNVGPSVKVSSPSQSDRSVGVGDKVAMDDGILTLSSPMPNLETKLGENTGDVEEERARIPSFIQVEDSYKKNKYMEEDDAYNARGNNIVELEVASCSKPNATKLSKNVNVQSPMEPHDKEASANGGFKQNKADILCSKLEASAENDLCNPIVKEAQSLGEMRLPSPPNNEVCLYQEKGKETALSDGDIYRRLANDDDDDDDGSNESVESCNRVRFLSRGVKRQSCDQDSIHSSKRMRTQGSHGSTSMIKPHSSFMNWISNMVKGLTDSCKEEPPALGLTLSCLNDVQAEDDLETFACIQTNGSPNLNMGFQTMFQSLYCEDTKRPETVAPVENFSIQESEEPVVADNTSTEHPTRSYHGGGDNTCKRIVVSNVQENPCISRNIVGQPNQPWVLSADMACTPFAYETNLAENKVAGEILTCDGTAGNIAPSSPLAMSNLPGKSNYLTSLWITRLSTKTPQLGKGNESNQVAVERHTEYLNVISDIQINNVFSNDQNHSKSMANSHEKHVYASSKEIQRVASNPEVSSDGKCTHKLRPTHPTPEFCGSSEAMASVFARRLDALKRNVPTKRDTNLNRSSMCFFCGKSSHDLRECPEVTETEIEELLVKTSSYDMIEKSSSLCIRCFQFDHWANSCPLGLANKLCRSEKHASGINPKEIIITSHSENEFKENRGRDFPFLSMVTSKNNDAPAEIFHAIRKLRLSRVNILRWTDSHVSFTHLNGFFLRLRLAKLESGLGGTGYCVACIIGDTRENIVCRPEKSLLVDIGGIKSSIGSQYISNDDFLEEEIKAWWGRILKTGCKLPSLDELNSRFKHRMGFGF, from the exons ATGTTCACGAATGACAAGCTACTGATAATGAATAAAAATGATGAAGACTTAGACTTAGCACTTGCTTTAGGTTCTGCAAATTACCGGGTCCAAACGGAGTCAAACAATGTGTCCGGTGCAGGTGTAAATGCAAAATTAAAGGTGGACATGGCATTTGCAGCATCTGATCCACTATCAGAATTAGTTTGGTCGCCACATAAAGGTTTGAGTCTTAAATGTGCTGATTCTAGCTTAGCTGATAAAAAACCGTTTCTCCTGTGGAACGTGGGACCTAGCGTTAAGGTATCCTCTCCATCTCAGAGTGACCGATCCGTGGGGGTGGGAGATAAAGTAGCTATGGATGATGGAATATTGACTTTGTCATCACCAATGCCAAATTTGGAGACCAAGCTTGGAGAAA ACACTGGTGATGTAGAAGAGGAGAGAGCTCGCATTCCCAGTTTTATTCAGGTAGAGGATTCTTACAAGAAAAACAAATACATGGAGGAGGATGACGCATATAATGCTAGAGGCAACAATATTGTGGAATTAGAGGTTGCATCTTGTTCCAAACCTAATGCAACAAAGTTATCCAAAAATGTCAATGTACAATCCCCGATGGAGCCACATGATAAAGAAGCATCGGCCAACGGAGGGTTCAAGCAGAATAAGGCTGACATACTTTGTTCTAAGTTAGAGGCCTCTGCTGAAAATGACTTGTGTAATCCAATTGTGAAGGAGGCTCAGAGTTTAGGAGAAATGAGACTTCCATCTCCACCTAACAACGAGGTTTGTTTGTATCAAGAAAAGGGCAAGGAGACAGCATTATCCGACGGAGATATTTACCGAAGATTGgctaatgatgatgatgatgatgatgatggcaGCAATGAGAGTGTGGAAAGTTGTAATAGAGTCAGGTTTTTGTCAAGGGGTGTAAAGAGACAGAGCTGCGATCAAGATTCTATCCATAGTAGCAAAAGGATGAGAACTCAAGGCAGTCATGGTTCAACGTCCATGATAAAACCTCATAGCTCTTTTATGAACTGGATATCGAACATGGTGAAAGGTTTGACAGATTCCTGTAAAGAAGAGCCTCCTGCTCTGGGTCTCACCCTCTCTTGCTTGAATGACGTGCAAGCTGAGGATGATCTGGAAACTTTTGCGTGCATCCAAACAAATGGTTCTCCAAACCTAAATATGGGATTCCAAACTATGTTTCAGTCCTTGTATTGTGAAGACACCAAGAGACCTGAAACAGTTGCTCCAGTGGAAAATTTTTCTATACAAGAATCTGAAGAACCTGTAGTGGCCGACAATACATCAACCGAGCATCCTACAAGATCATATCATGGTGGTGGTGACAACACTTGCAAGCGGATTGTTGTGTCGAATGTACAAGAAAATCCTTGTATATCAAGAAATATTGTTGGTCAGCCAAATCAACCCTGGGTATTATCTGCAGATATGGCTTGTACTCCATTTGCTTACGAGACTAATTTGGCGGAAAATAAAGTTGCAGGAGAAATCCTGACATGTGATGGAACTGCAGGGAATATAGCTCCAAGTTCTCCATTGGCAATGAGTAACTTGCCTGGAAAAAGTAATTATCTTACCAGTTTGTGGATTACTCGCCTTTCTACCAAAACTCCTCAGCTAGGCAAGGGCAATGAGTCTAATCAAGTGGCAGTTGAACGCCACACCGAGTATCTGAATGTAATATCCGACATTCAGATAAATAATGTTTTTTCTAATGATCAGAATCATTCAAAGTCTATGGCCAATTCTCACGAAAAACATGTATATGCTTCCTCAAAAGAGATTCAAAGGGTTGCATCTAACCCCGAGGTCTCTTCTGATGGTAAGTGCACACATAAATTAAGACCTACACATCCTACTCCAGAATTTTGCGGAAGTTCAGAGGCAATGGCATCTGTATTTGCAAGACGGTTGGATGCCCTCAAGCGCAATGTACCAACAAAACGGGATACAAATTTAAATCGTTCGTCCATGTGTTTCTTCTGTGGCAAAAGTAGTCATGATTTGCGTGAATGTCCTGAGGTAACAGAAACCGAAATCGAGGAACTCTTGGTTAAAACCAGTTCGTATGACATGATAGAAAAATCTAGTTCTTTGTGCATTAGATGTTTTCAATTCGATCATTGGGCAAATTCATGTCCCTTGGGATTGGCAAATAAGCTTTGTCGATCAGAAAAGCATGCATCGGGCATTAATCCTAAAGAAATTATTATTACATCCCATTCGGAGAATGAATTTAAAGAAAATAGAGGTCGAGATTTTCCCTTCCTTAGCATGGTAACTTCAAAGAATAATGATGCGCCGGCTGAGATCTTTCATGCTATAAGGAAATTACGTCTGTCTCGCGTGAACATTCTGAG ATGGACTGATTCCCATGTCTCTTTCACACATTTGAACGGTTTTTTCTTGCGCTTGAGGCTTGCAAAGTTGGAATCTGGATTAGGTGGAACAGGTTATTGTGTTGCTTGCATAATAG GAGATACTCGAGAAAACATTGTTTGCAGGCCTGAGAAGTCTCTCTTAGTAGACATTGGAGGGATCAAATCCTCCATTGGGAGTCAATACATCTCCAATGATGACTTTCTAGAG GAAGAGATAAAGGCTTGGTGGGGCAGAATCTTGAAAACTGGCTGCAAGCTTCCATCTTTAGATGAGTTGAACTCAAGATTTAAACACAGGATGGGTTTTGGATTTTAG